In one bacterium genomic region, the following are encoded:
- a CDS encoding DUF4268 domain-containing protein, protein MKKNLGKIKKVDLRDVFPGEASDFTPWLESNIDQLSEAIGVEIIDVKREERIGDFNCDLIGKEANSEDKVIIENQFNQTNHDHLGKIITYASGVGARYVVWVSEKIREEHQKALEWLNENASDVSFFGVEVSAITIDESNPALSFKSVVEPNTWGKEVKKATEQIDERHQKYLQFFTRLVSEYEKVKPEWGHLTARPSSWIAFGAGKTGFKFAWAFRGDNRFDTELYIDTGDKEEVKAYFQVLKKYQTEIDIKFSDLNWEELSEKRASRIVVYKKMPSNIKKMTDNQINELIRWAIGQMDIFKQIFPKYIQKLEK, encoded by the coding sequence ATGAAAAAAAATCTAGGCAAAATTAAAAAAGTAGATTTGAGAGATGTTTTCCCTGGTGAAGCGTCAGATTTTACTCCATGGCTCGAAAGCAATATTGACCAGTTATCTGAAGCAATTGGAGTTGAAATTATAGACGTCAAAAGAGAAGAGAGAATTGGAGATTTTAACTGCGATCTTATAGGGAAAGAGGCAAATTCTGAAGATAAAGTAATTATTGAAAATCAATTTAACCAAACTAATCATGATCATCTTGGAAAAATTATCACATACGCTTCAGGTGTAGGCGCGAGATATGTGGTATGGGTATCAGAAAAAATACGAGAGGAGCATCAAAAAGCTCTTGAGTGGTTAAACGAAAACGCAAGCGATGTGTCTTTTTTTGGAGTTGAGGTTTCTGCAATTACTATAGATGAAAGTAATCCGGCTTTAAGTTTTAAATCGGTGGTTGAACCGAATACGTGGGGTAAGGAAGTAAAAAAAGCCACAGAGCAGATTGATGAGAGACATCAAAAGTATTTACAATTTTTTACTCGTCTTGTCTCTGAATATGAAAAAGTAAAACCAGAATGGGGACACCTAACTGCACGTCCTTCAAGTTGGATCGCATTTGGAGCTGGAAAAACAGGATTTAAATTTGCCTGGGCATTTCGAGGAGATAATCGTTTTGATACCGAACTTTATATTGATACGGGGGACAAGGAAGAAGTAAAAGCCTATTTCCAAGTATTGAAAAAATATCAAACAGAAATAGATATAAAATTTTCTGATTTGAATTGGGAAGAATTATCAGAAAAACGAGCATCAAGAATAGTGGTTTATAAAAAAATGCCTTCAAATATTAAGAAAATGACAGATAACCAAATCAATGAGCTTATTCGATGGGCAATCGGTCAAATGGATATATTTAAACAAATATTTCCAAAATACATACAAAAATTAGAAAAATAA